Proteins from a genomic interval of Neovison vison isolate M4711 chromosome 4, ASM_NN_V1, whole genome shotgun sequence:
- the CA1 gene encoding carbonic anhydrase 1 isoform X2 yields MASSNWGYDDKNVLRGGPLSESYRLYQFHFHWGSTDDYGSEHTVDGVKYSGELHLVHWNSAKYSSFAEAISQADGLAIIGVLMKVDRANPRLQKVLDALNAVKTKNKRAPFTNFDPSTLLPSSLDYWTYSGSLTHPPLYESVTWIICKDSISISPEQLAQFRSLLSTVEGDKAVPIQHNNRPPQPLNGRVVRASF; encoded by the exons ATGGCGAGTTCCAACTGGGGATATGACGACAAAAACG tGCTGAGAGGTGGTCCTCTTTCTGAAAGCTATAGGCTCTATCAGTTCCATTTTCACTGGGGCAGCACAGATGACTATGGTTCTGAACATACAGTGGATGGAGTCAAATATTCTGGAGAG CTTCACCTAGTTCACTGGAATTCTGCAAAGTACTCCAGCTTCGCTGAAGCTATCTCGCAGGCTGATGGTTTGGCAATTATCGGTGTTTTGATGAAG GTTGATCGGGCCAACCCAAGACTGCAGAAAGTACTTGATGCCCTAAACGCAGTTAAAACCAAG aacAAACGAGCCCCATTCACAAATTTTGACCCATCTACTCTCCTTCCTTCATCCCTTGATTATTGGACCTACTCTGGCTCTCTGACTCATCCTCCCCTTTATGAGAGTGTAACCTGGATCATCTGCAAGGACAGCATCAGTATCAGCCCAGAGCAG CTGGCACAGTTCCGAAGCCTTCTATCAACTGTTGAAGGTGACAAAGCTGTCCCCATTCAGCACAACAACAGGCCACCCCAGCCTCTGAACGGCAGAGTAGTGAGAGCCTCATTCTGA
- the CA1 gene encoding carbonic anhydrase 1 isoform X1: MASSNWGYDDKNGPEQWGKLYPIANGNKQSPIDIKTSETKHDTSLKPISISYDPATAKEIINVGHSFHINYEDNDNRSVLRGGPLSESYRLYQFHFHWGSTDDYGSEHTVDGVKYSGELHLVHWNSAKYSSFAEAISQADGLAIIGVLMKVDRANPRLQKVLDALNAVKTKNKRAPFTNFDPSTLLPSSLDYWTYSGSLTHPPLYESVTWIICKDSISISPEQLAQFRSLLSTVEGDKAVPIQHNNRPPQPLNGRVVRASF, encoded by the exons ATGGCGAGTTCCAACTGGGGATATGACGACAAAAACG GTCCTGAACAATGGGGCAAGCTGTACCCCATTGCAAACGGAAATAAGCAATCTCCCATTGATATTAAAACGAGTGAAACGAAACATGACACCTCTCTTAAACCTATCAGTATCTCCTATGATCCAGCCACAGCCAAAGAAATTATCAACGTGGGGCATTCTTTCCATATAAACTATGAGGACAATGATAACCGATCAG tGCTGAGAGGTGGTCCTCTTTCTGAAAGCTATAGGCTCTATCAGTTCCATTTTCACTGGGGCAGCACAGATGACTATGGTTCTGAACATACAGTGGATGGAGTCAAATATTCTGGAGAG CTTCACCTAGTTCACTGGAATTCTGCAAAGTACTCCAGCTTCGCTGAAGCTATCTCGCAGGCTGATGGTTTGGCAATTATCGGTGTTTTGATGAAG GTTGATCGGGCCAACCCAAGACTGCAGAAAGTACTTGATGCCCTAAACGCAGTTAAAACCAAG aacAAACGAGCCCCATTCACAAATTTTGACCCATCTACTCTCCTTCCTTCATCCCTTGATTATTGGACCTACTCTGGCTCTCTGACTCATCCTCCCCTTTATGAGAGTGTAACCTGGATCATCTGCAAGGACAGCATCAGTATCAGCCCAGAGCAG CTGGCACAGTTCCGAAGCCTTCTATCAACTGTTGAAGGTGACAAAGCTGTCCCCATTCAGCACAACAACAGGCCACCCCAGCCTCTGAACGGCAGAGTAGTGAGAGCCTCATTCTGA